From the genome of Colletotrichum higginsianum IMI 349063 chromosome 4, whole genome shotgun sequence, one region includes:
- a CDS encoding C2H2 finger domain-containing protein — translation MGKKKRGHPDVEDVLSRPWCYYCERDFEDLKLLISHQKAKHFKCDRCGRRLNTAGGLSVHLNQVHKETLTQVENALPNRQGLDVEIFGMEGIPQDILDQHRNRIIQNFYQAQEDRRIATGNPLPGQSKQPRKKLKIETPEELKARLAEHRARIAAGHTPGTTGSPANGAPASASPGAFNNSPYPPPQAPYGATPDQSFPAGGTPVVPGVPGVPGVPGAPAYPQQGYPQGNYAGFSPSSLPARPTSGLQAMPGLPQRPPQFGGQFWNGTGAPPPGYPGASTVDELVSGAAHHGDEIDELIRRAESGIKAPKKPEDEAAEEAAGEKKSKKDKNGRMFYADTEVSPEERMAQLPRYAYVPPAS, via the exons AtgggcaagaagaagcgcgGACACCCCGACGTTGAGGATGTCCTCTCGCGGCCGTGGTGCTATTACT GCGAGCGTGACTTTGAAGACCTGAAGCTTCTTATTTCCCATCAGAAGGCCAAGCATTTCAAATGCGACAGATGCGGTCGCCGACTCAACACTGCTGGAG GTCTCTCCGTCCATCTGAACCAGGTCCACAAGGAAACGCTCACCCAGGTTGAGAATGCGCTACCGAACCGACAGGGCCTTGATGTGGAGATCTTTGGTATGGAGGGCATTCCCCAAGACATCTTGGATCAGCACAGGAATCGCATCATCCAGAACTTCTACCAGGCACAGGAGGACCGTCGTATTGCCACAGGAAACCCTCTGCCTGGTCAGTCCAAGCAGCCAAGGAAGAAGCTCAAGATCGAAACCCCCGAGGAGCTGAAGGCCCGTCTTGCCGAGCACCGCGCGAGGATAGCTGCCGGACATACTCCAGGCACCACTGGCAGCCCGGCCAACGGCGCCCCGGCGAGCGCAAGCCCGGGTGCATTC AACAACTCTCCCTACCCTCCGCCGCAGGCGCCTTACGGTGCCACTCCCGATCAGAGCTTCCCGGCCGGAGGTACGCCTGTTGTGCCCGGTGTGCCCGGTGTGCCTGGCGTGCCTGGCGCGCCTGCATACCCGCAGCAGGGCTACCCACAAGGCAATTACGCTGGCTTTTCCCCGTCATCTCTTCCCGCAAGGCCGACAAGCGGCCTGCAAGCGATGCCCGGCCTTCCTCAGCGGCCGCCCCAGTTTGGTGGCCAGTTCTGGAACGGCACTGGCGCCCCGCCGCCTGGGTACCCCGGAGCATCAACTGTTGACGAGCTGGTCTCCGGCGCGGCCCACCACGGCGATGAAATTGATGAGCTTATTCGGAGGGCCGAGTCCGGCATCAAGGCGCCCAAGAAGCCCGAAGACGAGGCTGCAGAGGAGGCCGCGGGCGAAaagaagtccaagaaggacaagaacgGCAGGATGTTCTACGCAGACACGGAGGTCAGCCCCGAGGAGCGCATGGCACAATTACCGAGATACGCCTACGTGCCCCCTGCATCTTAG
- a CDS encoding Ubiquitin-conjugating enzyme family protein, producing MADHLQRRLLQDIAEFQQQPYPRLTLHTRDDDLRHVCLVLQPEGWIPMHTTVKFNDRYPLFAPQIKMDSSVDHPNVFGDYICASILNTDEGYTPAYTLKGIAIQMLSFFNSESIEQAHSDFNENLDVYRQRSLRCRQLFSCPHCGFDGTKTKADSRRARRHALKAASPSAQAAPVDQKKEQAFAFARLPDEVLLETLESLDFVDLITFSQAWPRIAELIRRYDVIRLRELQCFVTKTNFRSTKLVVGVLVDSVRRSIESEFDLVSLAAYNDLGVRLSVHNIRFEHWLPLPLSRRHWRSVEGHVAPVLRRLAGEIRLPSISAVGVLAAFMNDIVVRLNRVEARKPPCRTLWHVVSDRDNAAYKSTLRHASEKAIESYFHLFHLLLCLATANAQLVADANNKIRKFMSGKTSKVSCPNLGHLLVYLLISDVEMTEAMRKAIITEAITRNVVWMLDRRGANMPELSYLEPDKVSGYRLKKTFEANRTSYRLLMFSELFRRIARPSADTSLGQLRDELFDRHGAPPPGAALRLSSEVRRLHDVDNFPHFFREMGIANVPTAERFTSILRDCVRESMQRGYSVWGLSATTTLALRREVEPNVGLYGDFKERDPPGPRYLAGVTFFPGKKQQPRGTGR from the coding sequence atggccgaccATCTCCAACGTCGTCTGCTCCAGGACATCGCCGAgttccagcagcagccataTCCACGCCTCACCCTCCACACGAGggacgacgacctgcgcCATGTCTGTCTTGTCCTCCAACCCGAGggatggatacccatgcaCACCACCGTCAAGTTCAACGACCGCTATCCCCTCTTCGCCCCGCAAATCAAGATGGACTCGTCCGTGGATCACCCCAACGTGTTCGGCGACTACATCTGCGCGTCCATCCTCAACACGGACGAAGGGTACACGCCGGCCTACACCCTCAAGGGCATCGCGATCCAGATGCTGAGCTTCTTCAACAGCGAGTCCATCGAGCAGGCTCACTCTGATTTCAACGAGAACCTCGACGTGTATCGACAACGGAGTCTGCGGTGCAGGCAACTATTTTCCTGCCCCCATTGCGGTTTCGATGgcaccaagaccaaggcTGACTCTAGGCGAGCCCGCCGGCATGCGCTGAAGGCCGCATCGCCATCAGCACAGGCCGCACCTGTCGATCAAAAGAAGGAGCAGGCATTCGCCTTTGCAAGACTTCCGGACGAGGTCCTGCTCGAGACGCTCGAGAGCCTCGACTTTGTCGACCTCATCACATTTTCTCAGGCCTGGCCGAGGATCGCAGAGCTTATTCGCAGGTACGACGTCATCCGGCTGCGAGAGCTCCAGTGCTTCGTGACCAAGACCAACTTCCGCAGCACGAAGCTCGTCGTAGGGGTCTTGGTGGACTCGGTCAGGCGGTCCATCGAGTCCGAGTTCGACCTCGTCTCCCTGGCCGCGTACAATGATCTCGGGGTCCGTCTCTCCGTCCACAACATCAGGTTCGAGCATTGGCTGCCGCTGCCTCTCTCGCGCCGCCACTGGCGGTCGGTCGAGGGACACGTCGCGCCGGTGCTGCGCCGCCTGGCCGGCGAAATCAGGTTGCCCAGCATTTCGGCGGTGGGCGTCCTGGCCGCCTTCATGAACGACATTGTCGTGCGGCTCAACCGGGTCGAGGCACGCAAGCCGCCCTGCAGAACGTTATGGCACGTCGTCAGCGACCGTGACAACGCCGCGTACAAAAGCACGCTGCGCCACGCGTCGGAAAAGGCGATCGAGTCGTACTTCCACCTCTTCCACCTGCTGCTCTGCCTCGCGACGGCGAACGCGCAGCTCGTCGCGGACGCAAACAACAAGATCCGGAAGTTCATGAGCGGCAAGACGTCCAAGGTGTCCTGCCCGAacctcggccatctcctcgtcTACCTGCTCATCAGCGACGTGGAGATGACggaggcgatgaggaagGCCATTATCACAGAGGCCATCACACGGAACGTGGTCTGGATGCTTGACAGGAGAGGCGCCAACATGCCGGAGCTCAGCTACCTCGAGCCGGACAAGGTGTCGGGGTACCGCCTGAAGAAGACGTTCGAGGCCAACCGCACTTCGTACAGGCTCCTCATGTTCTCCGAGCTCTTCCGGCGCATCGCGAGGCCCTCTGCCGACACGTCGCTGGGGCAGCTCCGGGACGAGCTCTTTGACCGCCACGGGGCGCCCCCTCCCGGCGCCGCTCTCCGGCTGTCCTCGGAGGTCCGCCGGCtccacgacgtcgacaacTTCCCGCACTTCTTCCGGGAGATGGGCATCGCGAAcgtgccgacggcggagcGGTTCACGAGCATCCTGCGCGACTGCGTGAGGGAGAGCATGCAGAGGGGATACTCGGTCTGGGGActctcggcgacgacgacgctggcGCTGCGGCGCGAGGTGGAGCCGAACGTCGGGCTCTATGGGGACTTTAAGGAGAGGGACCCGCCTGGGCCCCGGTATCTGGCCGGTGTCACCTTTTTCCCAGGAAAGAAACAGCAGCCGCGAGGGACCGGCCGGTAA